The window GCCTGGCCGTGCACTACGGCGAGGCGCGCGCGCTAGGCGACGTCTCCTTCACCTTGGGGGCCGGCACGGCGCTGGCGGTGCTGGGCGCGAACGGCGCGGGGAAAAGCAGCCTCGCCCGCGCCATCTCGGGGCTGGTGCCTCCCTCCGCCGGACGGGTGGTCTTCGACGGCGAGGACATCAGCACCTGGCGGCCGCACCGCATCCGCCGGGCCGACCTGGTCCACCTCCCCGAAGGGCGCGGGGTCTTCCGCGGCCTCACGGTCATCGACAACCTGCGGATGGCCGCCGGGGCCGCCGGTGGGCGGCGAGCCCGGCGCGAGGCGGTGAACCTGGCGCTGGAGATCTTCCCGATCTTCGCCGCCCGGCGTCGCCAGGTCGCGGGGCTGCTCTCCGGCGGGGAGCAGCAGATGCTCTCCCTCGCCAGGGCGCTGGCCACCGCGCCAAAGATGGTGATCGCCGACGAGATGTCCCTGGGACTCGCGCCGAAGATGGTCGACCAGGTCTTCGACGGGCTGGCCCGGGCCCGCCAGGCCGGCGTCACCGTGATCATGATCGAACAGTACGTCCACCGCGCCCTGGACTTCGCCGACGAGTGCCTGGTCCTGCAACGCGGCGTGGTGGCCTGGCAGGGCCCCAGCGCCGACGCCCGCGGCGAGGTCCTGCGCCATTACCTGGGCGACGCCACGACCGCCGACGCCTGAGCCGAACGACGGCCCTGTCCCGCATCCACAGCCGCGACCCACCACCGATGGCACGGGGAGAGAAAATGATCCGCGGGAGAAAACGAATTCTCGGCGTCGCGGCGGCCGGTGCCGTCGCCCTGCTCGTCACGGCCGCCGGCTGCGGTGGCTCGTCCGGGTCGGGCGGCGGCGGAGGCGGAAACGCCAGCGGCCCAGCCGGCAACAAGACGATTACGGTGGGGATATTAACCGACATCACCGGGCCGGCCGCCTCCGGTAACAAGACCAGCGTCGACGGCGTCAAGGCCGGCGTGGTGTACGCGGCGCGCAACGGCTACAACATCAAGTATGTCGTGGGCGACACGCTGACGACGCCGGACGGCGCGCTCTCGGCCGCGCAGAAGATGGTCACCCAGGACCACGTGCTGGTCGTCATCGCGCACTCGGCCCTGGCCTTCACGGCCGCGAACTACCTCACCGCCCACAAGGTCCCAGTGGTCGGGATGGCCGAGGACGGCCCCGAGTGGATCACGGCGAAGAACATGTTCTCCGTCGTCGGGCCACTGCAGCAGACCAAGGTCGCGACGACCATCGGCAAGTTCCTCAAGATGCAGGGCGTCACCAACCTCGCGTCGATCGGCTACTCGGTCTCGCCGCTGTCCTCGGAGGCCGCGCTCTCGGCCGGCGAGTCGGCCAAGGCCGCGGGCGTCAAGGTCGGCTACCTCAACGCCAAGTTCCCGTTCGGCAGCACCGACGTCGGCCCGACCGTGCTGGCCATGAAGCAGGCCGGGGTCGACGCGTTCACCGCCTCCGTCGACCCGAACACCACCTTCGCCCTGATCACCGGGCTGCGCCAGCAGGGCGTCAACCTCAAGGTCGCGCTGTCGCCCACCGGCTACGGCGGTGACCTGGAGCAGGCCGGCCCCGGCGCGCTGAGCGCCGCGCAGAACGTCTACTTCCAGATCGGCTACGAGCCGATCGAGCTGCAGACGGCCGCCACCAAGCAGTTCCAGAGCGACCTCAAGGCCGCCGGCGTCACCGCCGCGCCCTCCTACGCCACGTACAACGGGTACGCCGCCATCGGCCTGCTCGTCCGCGGGCTCAAGGGCGCCGGCGCCAACCCGACCCAGGCGTCGGTCATCACCTCGCTGTCGGGCATTCACGACTGGGACGGCCTGGGTCTCTTCGGCGGCCGCAAGGTCGACATCAACGACCGCGAGAACGTCGTGGGCGGGGCGGGCAACTGCACCTGGATCATGAAGCTCGAGGGCGACAAGTTCACGCCCGTCAAGGGCGCCACCCCGATCTGCGGCGACGTGATCCCGGGCGTCACCGTGGCGCCGCAGTCCTGATCCACGGACAGACCGGGTAACCGGAACCGGAAGTCGGGCTCGGCCGCAACCAGGCGGCCGGGCCCGATCGGTTTCGCCGGCGTTCGGCCGCGTTCAGCGGCGGCGGTGTGATGGGGACGGCTGGGCCCGCGGCCGGCATTGTCGGTGATATGCACCGTCAAAAAGGTAGTCGCGAGCGCTCGACAAGCGCTATACAAAAGAACATCGGGCGGACGGCGGCTGACCGCCGGAATGTCGGCGAACATATTCACGAGAAAGGCGGCGGCGTTCCTTGCCCCGACCGCGGAATTGTCTACCCTGCACGAGTGGGCAATCACGTGGCGAGATGGGCCGGTAACGAGGACGGCGCCCGTGCCGGGCGCCTCGTCGAGGTGGTCGCGTTGCCGCTCGCGCTGCCACCGGTGTCAGCCGTGCGGGCCGTGCGCCCGGCGGGACCGGAACGGGTGTTCGCCGGGGCGGTCGACACCTGGCTGCGGGCGGGTGGCTGGCGGCTCGGCAACCGGGGCGCGGGCTCGGTTGCCCTGCGCGGCGGCGGCGAGGGCGAGCCGGGCTGGCTGAAGGACGCCTGGGAGAACGAGGTGCGCGCGCGGAACTGGCCACCCGGCGCGGTGCGGACCCTGCTGGTCATCAGCTACGACGAGACGCGGCTCTACTGGTGGGCGGCGGACGGGGCCGCCACGCACTGAGCCAGCCGGCCAACCTGTCCCGCCCTGTCCCGCCACGGGACGCGACGCCGACGAGGCGATGACGAGCGCACCGCACCCGACTCGGCGTATGTTTTTTGTAGACAATATACATGATCTTGACCTGATCATGACGGCCGCGCAACCATGACGGCGAGAAACGAAGGAGGCCCGGGTGACGACGACCTCGCGTCCTCGGCTGGCGATCGGCCTGCCCGTCGGGGAGTCGATGTTCCGGACCGACGAACAATACAAGATCATTGACTTGTGTCGCGCCGCCGACGAGGCCGGCGTCGACACCGTCGTGCAGAGCGACCATGTGATCATGGGCGAGCGAACCGACCGGTACCCGTTCGGGACGTTCAACTTCCCGCACGGCTCACCCTGGTTGGAACCGCTCACGCTGCTGTCGGTCGTCGCCGGAGCGACGTCCCGGGTGCGGCTGTCGACCGGGATCCTGATCGCGGGGCTGCGCCGCGCGCCGCTGCTCGCCAAGACCTGCGCGACGTTGGACGCGCTGTCCCGGGGCCGCCTGGAGATCGGCGTCGGCACCGGCTGGCAGCCCGAGGAGTACGAGACCCTCGACCTCGACTTCGACAACAGGGCCCAGATCCTCGACGACACGATCGCCGCCTGCCGGGCGCTGTGGGCTCCCGGCGGCGCCACCGCGGTGGACCTGCCGACGATCGGCTTCGAGAAGATCTGGTGCGACCCGAAGCCCTTCCAGCCGAACGGGCCGGCGGTCCTGTTCAGCGGCCCGCTGACCAGGCGCAACCTGCGCCGGATCACCGAGCTGGGCGATGGCTGGATTCCGATCATGGGCGAGTCGCACGAGGGCGTGGCGGCCGGGGTCGAGAAGATCCGCGCGGCCTGGGCCGCCGCCGGCCGCGGCGACGCCGTCCCGCGGGTGCGCCACACCCTGCCGCTGGTCCGCGGCGAGGGCCGCGCGGTCGACCTCGACCGGACACTCGCCGGAGCGGCGGCGATGGCGGAGATCGGCGTCACCGAGGTCTCGGTGCCGGCCGCGGCGTTCGTCCGCGACGGCGCCGAGGTGGCCGCCTGGATCGGCGACCTCGGCCGGCGCTGGGAGAAGCTGTGGAGCTGAAGGCGATGGAACTGAACGCGGCGGAGCTGAACGCGGCGGAACGGGCGCGGAACGCGGCGCAACGGACGCGCCCGGCCGGGCTGCTCGCCGCCGGCCGGTCGGCCGGTGAGCCGGCGGACCGGCTCGCCCTGCGCGACCTGGTCGACAGCTACGCCGCGGCGGTCGACGCCAGGGACGAGGAGCTGTTCGTCGCGCTGTTCGCCGACGACGCGGTGCTCCAGGTGTGTTACGCGAACCTGGACGAGCCCGCGACCACGGTCACCGGCGCGGCCGCGATGGCCGTGATCCCGCGGGCGTTGCGCGCGCGCTACCCGGAGACGATCCACCTCGTCGGCAACCACCGTTGTCAGGTGGACGGGGACAGCGCGGTCGGCGAGACCTACTGCGAGGCGCATCACCTGCATCTCGGCGCGGACGGCGAGCCCGCCGATCTGCGGATGGTGATCCGCTACGCGGACGCCTACACCCGGGGCGGCGACGGCGTCTGGCGCTTCGCTCGGCGGACGGTGAACGCGCGGTGGCAACAGGTCGGGCCGGTCACCGCCAGCGCCCTGCACCGCCCCTGACCAGCGCGGGCCCGTTCCCGAAGCCAGCCCGTGCCGCCGGCGCCCAGGTCCTACCGGTCGCCCTACGATCTCGAGGAGGAACGCGCGATGGCGCAGGGTCGGCTCGACGGGCTGCGTGCCCTGGTCGTGGGCGGCGGCAGCGGGATCGGCTACGCGAGCGCGCGGCTGTTGGGCCGCGACGGCGCGCTGGTGACCATTGCCGGGCGCACCCAGGACAAGCTCGACGCCGCGGCGGCGCGGCTGAGGGAGGAGGAAGGCCTCGCCGTGCGCACGGCGCGGTGCGACACGCTCGTCCCCGCGGACGTCGAGCATGCCGTCGAGATCGCGGGCGACGGCGAGCGCCTCGACATCGGGGTGACCGTTCCCGGCGGTGGCTCGTTCCAGCCGGTGCTGACCTACGAGCCCGACCAGTTCAGCCAGGAGGTCGACCTGAACGTCCGGCCGGTCTTCCTGCTCATCAGGTACGGCGCGGCGGCGATGACCGGCGGCGGCTCGATCGTGGCGATCTCGTCGACCGCCGCCGTGTTCTCCACCCGCTTCCTGGCGAGCTACGCCGCGGGCAAGGCGGCCGTCGACCACCTGGTCCGGGTGGCCGCCGACGAGCTCGGCGAGCGCGGCATCCGGGTCAACGCCGTGCGCCCCGGCCTGACCAGGACCGGCAGCACCACCGGCATGCTTGGCAACGAAGCGGTACGCGCCGCCTTCCTGGCCGCCCAGCCGATCGACCGGCACGGCGAGGCCGACGACACCGCCGCCGCGGTCCGCTTCCTCGCCGGTCCCGAGTCGAGCTGGGTCACCGGCCAGCAGATCAGCGTCGACGGCGGCCATACCCTGCGCAGCTTCCCCGACGTGCTGTCCCTGCTCACTCCAATCCCCAAGGGCTGACCTACGACATGGACGTTGAAAAGTTACGGACCCTGTTCGACCTGACCGGCCGGGTCGCCATCGTCACCGGCGGCACCCGCGGCATCGGCCGCGCGATCGCGGAGGGCTTCGTCGCCGCCGGCGCGGCCGTCGTCGTCGCCAGCCGCAAGGCCGACGCCTGCGCCGAGACCGAGGCACACCTGAAGGCGATGGGTGGACAGGCCCTCGGCGTCCCCACGCACGTCGGCGACCTGGCCGCCCTGCGCACACTGGTCGAGCAGGCCGCCGCGACCTTCGGCCGCATCGACATCGTCGTCAACGACGCCGCCACCGGCCTCGCCCAGCCGCTCGGCGCGATGACCCCCGGGGCCTGGGGCAAGTCGTTCGACGTCAACCTGCGTGGGCCGGTGTTCCTCGTCCAGGAGGCGCTGCCGCACCTGGCCGCGAGCCCGGCCGCCTCGGTCGTCAACGTCGTCTCGGCCGGCGCCTTCCTGCACTCCCCCGCGGTGTCGATGTACGCCGCCGCCAAGGCGGCGCTCGTCGCGTTCACCCGCTCGATGGCCGCCGAGTACGCGCCGCACGGCATCCGGGTGAACGCGCTCTCTCCCGGCGCGGTCGACACCGACATGGTGCGCGCCACCACCCCCGACTCCCAGGACCGGATGGCCAAGGCCAGCCATCAGGCCCGGCTCGCCCACCCCGACGAGATGGTGGGCCCGGCCCTCCTGCTGGCCGCCGACGCCGGCAGCTTCCTCACCGGCCAGGTGCTGCACGTGGACGGCGGCCTTGTCGTCGCCCGCTGAGCCTCGTCGTCGCCCCGCTGATCAGCGGGCCTGATCGGTGAGCTCTTGATAGTGGGCCTGATCGGTCGGCCTGCTCAATGGGCCGCGTGGAGCTCCGAACGGTCCTGGCGCGGCCAGGGGCGACCCTGGCCACGCTCCATCGCGAGGTTGAAGCGGGCGAGCAGCTGGGCGAGAGTCGCCAGGTCCGCCGGGTCCCAGTCGCCGACCATCTTGGCGATGCCGCCCACCGCCCAGGCACGGTCGGCGTGCAGCCTGGCGAGGCCATGGTCGGTGACGCGCAGCTTGCGGGCCAGGCCGCCTTCCGGGTCCGGGATGCGCTCGACCAGACCGGTGCGCAGCATCGCCGCCGTCTGCCGGTTGATCGTCGAGGTGTCCAGCCCGAAGGCCTCGGAGAGCTGACCGATGGACATCGGACCCTCTGCCTCGATCCGGCTGAGCAACAGGTAGGCGCTACGTTCCAGCCGCTGCTGGGCCTTGGCCGCCTCCGCCCGGGCGGTGGCGGTCATGACCATGTACCGGCTGATCAACATCAGCTCGCGCTCGATGTCGGCGACTTCGGCCAGGCCGTCCGCGTCCGCCGTCGTCTCGGGCTCCATCGCGGCCCCTCCCCTCGCGTGCGCGCCGAAATCCAGCCTACTCGCCATGTGCGCGATACACATTATATGCGCGATACACAAACCAGGCGTTGGACTCGTTGCGATGACTGGGGACCCGTGCCGCACCGGGCGAGCGGGCGCGATGCCATCCCTCTGCCGGTGGCCGCGCCGCTCCCCGCCGACGTGGCCAGCACGATCTCGCTGCTCACGCCCGGCCGCGGCGCGGCCGTGCTCGTCCACGCCGACCTCGCCCGGATGACCGGCCACCACGATTTCTCGACCTCCTTCGGACCCTGCGACGACAGCACGCTCACGCTCTCTGGTTGTCCCAGCCTCCGGCTCTACCCGACCCGACCGAGTCAACTGATTTTCGAATCGCTTCCGCCAGGCGCGACAGAGCGCTCCGAAGATCCGATCGCCTCGGGGCCGGCCCGCGGCAACCCGGACAGCACGACAAGGCGCTCCGGGCCTCCCGGTGGAAGAAGCCCGGCATGGGTCCGGTGGGACCATCTTCGGCAATATCACCGGCTCACGGGCTGACCAGAGACCGACCAACGGTCCCGAACAGACCGGTCCGGCCTCGGCGCACCAGCGGTGTGGTGGGGCGGGCGCAGGCGCCATCGGTCCGTGCCAGGTCAGTCAGACCGGCCGGTCGCGCCTCGTCCCGCGGTGGCGCAAGAGCAAACGTAGACAGCTGACTGGGTCAACTATATTGTTCCCTTCCGGGTCCGAGGTGGCACAGATCATGCTGCGGGGTAGCTCGGCCCGCAGGGCATGACGCCGGCTCGCTCCCGGCAGCAGAAGCAATGTCGACGTCGGCACAGGCCGCTGGGCGTCGTCGGTAACCCCAGCCGTGCCGGTGGAGGTTTCCGTGACAACGGCCTGGCGAGGCAAGGAGCGGAGAATGGCGCAGGAGCCAGGTCACAGCGGCGCGGCTGCCGGCGACGCCCAGGGGGCGGGCGGCCCCTACCGCGGCGTCGCGCAGCTGATGACCATCGACGTGGCGCGCGACCCGCGGCCGGTCTTCAGCGCGTTGAGGGACAGCGGGCGAGTCCAGCGAATGGACGGCCTGTCAGGTCCCGCGGTCGTCGCCACGGGCCGAGCCGCCATCGACGAGATCTTCAAGTACCCGGACGTCTACTCCTCGGCGGCGCACGCCGGAACGCTCGGCAACGTGCGCCCGCTCATCCCGAT of the Pseudofrankia saprophytica genome contains:
- a CDS encoding MarR family winged helix-turn-helix transcriptional regulator, translated to MEPETTADADGLAEVADIERELMLISRYMVMTATARAEAAKAQQRLERSAYLLLSRIEAEGPMSIGQLSEAFGLDTSTINRQTAAMLRTGLVERIPDPEGGLARKLRVTDHGLARLHADRAWAVGGIAKMVGDWDPADLATLAQLLARFNLAMERGQGRPWPRQDRSELHAAH
- a CDS encoding SDR family NAD(P)-dependent oxidoreductase, which translates into the protein MAQGRLDGLRALVVGGGSGIGYASARLLGRDGALVTIAGRTQDKLDAAAARLREEEGLAVRTARCDTLVPADVEHAVEIAGDGERLDIGVTVPGGGSFQPVLTYEPDQFSQEVDLNVRPVFLLIRYGAAAMTGGGSIVAISSTAAVFSTRFLASYAAGKAAVDHLVRVAADELGERGIRVNAVRPGLTRTGSTTGMLGNEAVRAAFLAAQPIDRHGEADDTAAAVRFLAGPESSWVTGQQISVDGGHTLRSFPDVLSLLTPIPKG
- a CDS encoding nuclear transport factor 2 family protein — translated: MELNAAELNAAERARNAAQRTRPAGLLAAGRSAGEPADRLALRDLVDSYAAAVDARDEELFVALFADDAVLQVCYANLDEPATTVTGAAAMAVIPRALRARYPETIHLVGNHRCQVDGDSAVGETYCEAHHLHLGADGEPADLRMVIRYADAYTRGGDGVWRFARRTVNARWQQVGPVTASALHRP
- a CDS encoding SDR family NAD(P)-dependent oxidoreductase; protein product: MDVEKLRTLFDLTGRVAIVTGGTRGIGRAIAEGFVAAGAAVVVASRKADACAETEAHLKAMGGQALGVPTHVGDLAALRTLVEQAAATFGRIDIVVNDAATGLAQPLGAMTPGAWGKSFDVNLRGPVFLVQEALPHLAASPAASVVNVVSAGAFLHSPAVSMYAAAKAALVAFTRSMAAEYAPHGIRVNALSPGAVDTDMVRATTPDSQDRMAKASHQARLAHPDEMVGPALLLAADAGSFLTGQVLHVDGGLVVAR
- a CDS encoding TIGR03619 family F420-dependent LLM class oxidoreductase — translated: MTTTSRPRLAIGLPVGESMFRTDEQYKIIDLCRAADEAGVDTVVQSDHVIMGERTDRYPFGTFNFPHGSPWLEPLTLLSVVAGATSRVRLSTGILIAGLRRAPLLAKTCATLDALSRGRLEIGVGTGWQPEEYETLDLDFDNRAQILDDTIAACRALWAPGGATAVDLPTIGFEKIWCDPKPFQPNGPAVLFSGPLTRRNLRRITELGDGWIPIMGESHEGVAAGVEKIRAAWAAAGRGDAVPRVRHTLPLVRGEGRAVDLDRTLAGAAAMAEIGVTEVSVPAAAFVRDGAEVAAWIGDLGRRWEKLWS
- a CDS encoding ABC transporter substrate-binding protein, with protein sequence MIRGRKRILGVAAAGAVALLVTAAGCGGSSGSGGGGGGNASGPAGNKTITVGILTDITGPAASGNKTSVDGVKAGVVYAARNGYNIKYVVGDTLTTPDGALSAAQKMVTQDHVLVVIAHSALAFTAANYLTAHKVPVVGMAEDGPEWITAKNMFSVVGPLQQTKVATTIGKFLKMQGVTNLASIGYSVSPLSSEAALSAGESAKAAGVKVGYLNAKFPFGSTDVGPTVLAMKQAGVDAFTASVDPNTTFALITGLRQQGVNLKVALSPTGYGGDLEQAGPGALSAAQNVYFQIGYEPIELQTAATKQFQSDLKAAGVTAAPSYATYNGYAAIGLLVRGLKGAGANPTQASVITSLSGIHDWDGLGLFGGRKVDINDRENVVGGAGNCTWIMKLEGDKFTPVKGATPICGDVIPGVTVAPQS